From Nonlabens sp. Ci31, the proteins below share one genomic window:
- a CDS encoding prephenate dehydrogenase has product MKNIFLIGTGLIGGSMLKDLRRHYPEAVLYGIDKVELHLQKAKENKIIDQVATLEDLKIADLVIVSIPVDATLKVLPQVLDVIPEHALVIDVGSTKEAICDGVATHKNRRQFLAAHPIAGTEFSGPDAAISNLFVKKTIIVCEVEKTSFKLQEIAKLVFDQLGMRVRYMTPGAHDRHIAYVSHLSHISSFMLGKTVIQEEKNERDIFDLAGSGFESTVRLAKSSPAMWTPIFAQNKEHVLASLDGYIENLSRFRESVKNNDHKAIFNDMEQTNRIKTILKGIENGK; this is encoded by the coding sequence ATGAAAAACATCTTTCTAATAGGAACTGGATTGATAGGTGGCTCGATGCTTAAGGATTTGCGTAGGCATTACCCAGAGGCTGTTTTGTACGGCATTGATAAAGTGGAACTACACCTCCAAAAAGCAAAAGAAAATAAGATTATCGATCAGGTCGCAACACTGGAAGATCTAAAAATTGCAGACCTGGTCATCGTCTCTATTCCGGTAGATGCGACTTTAAAAGTTTTGCCTCAGGTGCTGGATGTAATTCCTGAACACGCCTTGGTTATTGATGTAGGTTCTACTAAAGAAGCCATTTGTGACGGAGTAGCAACTCATAAAAATAGAAGACAATTTCTAGCAGCACATCCTATTGCGGGAACCGAATTTTCTGGACCTGACGCGGCAATATCTAATTTATTTGTCAAGAAAACCATAATTGTATGTGAGGTAGAGAAAACGTCTTTTAAATTGCAAGAAATTGCAAAGCTGGTCTTTGATCAACTGGGAATGCGAGTGCGGTACATGACTCCAGGGGCTCACGACCGGCATATTGCTTACGTATCTCATTTATCACATATATCTAGTTTTATGCTGGGAAAGACCGTGATACAAGAAGAAAAAAATGAACGAGATATTTTTGATCTCGCCGGTAGCGGTTTTGAAAGTACCGTAAGGCTGGCAAAGAGTTCGCCGGCTATGTGGACGCCTATATTTGCACAGAATAAAGAGCATGTTTTGGCCAGTCTGGATGGATATATTGAGAATTTGTCTCGCTTTCGCGAAAGCGTCAAAAACAACGATCACAAGGCCATATTTAATGATATGGAACAAACAAATAGAATTAAAACGATACTGAAAGGAATAGAAAATGGAAAATAA